One Larus michahellis chromosome 20, bLarMic1.1, whole genome shotgun sequence genomic window carries:
- the CAPG gene encoding macrophage-capping protein isoform X1 translates to MMGPTRGHTPPPPGGAHAGPGPAPPPSVPTLSCCLSHRRRRLPGVPRLLGRPSVLRPSEGPASCPRGGPFVHPSAHCTHRRLPDAMYTPLPKSGSPFGPAATRPGLHIWRVEKLRPVEVPEATWGVFFSGDAYLVLHNGPDERAHLHLWMGRDSSRDEQGACALLSTQLNALLGERPVTHREVQGNESDVFMEYFPRGVTYQEGGVDSAFKATRPGAGPTRKLYQVKGKKNIRASERDLRWASFNTGDCFILDLGETLFVWCGARCNVLERNRAQELAAAIRDGERGGKALLEIVVDGEEPPEMLQVLGPKPTLQEGSPEEDVVADQRNAGAAILYKVSDATGSMKLSQVATSSPFSQSLLCSDDCFVLDNGASGKVYVWKGCKANAQERQAALKVAEEVIARMGHSPRTQVEILPQGRETPLFKQFFASWK, encoded by the exons ATGATGGGTCCCACTCGAGgccacacgcccccccccccagggggggcCCACGCAGGGCCAGGCCCGGCCCCCCCTCCTTCGGTCCCcaccctttcctgctgcctgagtcaccgccgccgccgccttccggGTGTCCCGCGGCTGTTGGGGCGTCCGTCTGTCCTGCGGCCAAGCGAGGGGCCAGCCAgctgtccccgggggg GTCCCTTCGTCCATCCATCTGCCCACTGCACCCATCGCCGCCTCCCTGACGCCATGTACACCCCACTCCCCAAAAG TGGTTCCCCCTtcggccccgccgccacccgccCGGGGCTGCACATCTGGCGGGTGGAGAAGCTGCGGCCGGTGGAGGTCCCCGAGGCGACGTGGGGTGTCTTCTTCTCGGGGGACGCCTACCTGGTGCTGCACAACGGGCCGGACGAGCGAGCCCACCTCCACCTCTGGATGG GCCGGGACTCCTCGCGGGACGAGCAGGGTGCCTGCGCCCTCCTCTCCACGCAGCTGAACGCGCTGCTGGGCGAGCGCCCTGTGACGCACCGCGAGGTGCAGGGCAACGAGTCCGACGTCTTCATGGAGTACTTCCCCCGCGGCGTCACCTACCAG GAGGGCGGCGTGGACTCGGCGTTCAAGGCCACCCGTCCCGGTGCTGGCCCCACGCGCAAGCTCTATCAGGTGAAGGGCAAGAAGAACATCCGGGCAAGCGAGCGGGACCTGCGCTGGGCCAGCTTCAACACCGGCGACTGCTTCATCCTCGACCTGGGCGAG ACCCTCTTCGTCTGGTGTGGGGCCAGGTGCAACGTGCTGGAGCGCAACAGGGCGCAGGAGCTGGCCGCGGCCATCCGGGATGGCGAGCGGGGTGGCAAGGCTCTGCTGGAGATTGTGGTGGACGGTGAGGAGCCACCTGAGATGCTCCAG GTGCTGGGCCCCAAGCCCACCTTGCAGGAGGGCAGCCCCGAGGAGGACGTTGTCGCCGATCAGAGAAATGCGGGGGCAGCCATCCTCTATAAG GTGTCGGACGCGACGGGGAGCATGAAGCTGAGCCaggtggccaccagcagccccttCAGCCAGAGCCTGCTCTGCTCCGACGACTGCTTTGTGCTGGACAACGGTGCCAGCGGGAAGGTCTACGTCTGGAaag GGTGCAAGGCCAACGCGCAGGAGCGCCAGGCAGCCCTGAAAGTGGCCGAGGAGGTCATTGCCCGCATGGGCCACTCACCCCGGACACAG GTGGAAATCCTGCCCCAGGGCCGCGAGACGCCCCTCTTCAAGCAGTTCTTCGCCAGCTGGAAGTGA
- the DBNL gene encoding drebrin-like protein isoform X2, with translation MALNLSKNGRALQEAYGRVVAAGSPTDWALFTYEGNSNDLRVAGCGDGGLEEMVEELNSGKVMYAFCRVKDPNSGLPKYVLINWTGEGVNDVRKGACANHVSTVANFLKGAHVTINARAEEDVEPELIMEKVAKASGANYNFHKESSKFQDSGPQAPVGSVYQKTNAMSEIKRVNKDNFWAKAEKDEENRRLEEKRRAEEERQRLERERRERELQEAAGREQRYKARSNEIEAQKRLQQQQEAENRDKEQQQWKEQAEEYEARQRKGFKRSESVEKAQEAASLVAQRAVNPRDIFKQREKSVPAETVMASQPGKLRSPFLQKEVNSVPSPASPVSPARGAPPASFAPSNAWGTPPASPVPTAGQDSGYNSSIPASHAEEANLYEEPPDTSAIYEEPPQDQVDDAKYRYPVEYQLAPDLAGKGLCARALYDYQAADDTEISFDPENIITNIEMIDEGWWRGYGPDGHFGMFPANYVELIE, from the exons ATGGCGCTGAACCTCAGCAAGAACGGGCGGGCGCTGCAGGAGGCCTACGGGCGGGTggtggcggcggggagccccACGGACTG ggctcTGTTTACCTACGAAGGCAACAGCAATGACCTGCGCGTGGCCGGCTGCGGAG ATGGTGGCCTGGAGGAGATGGTGGAGGAGCTCAACAGCGGGAAGGTGATGTATGCCTTCTGCAGGGTGAAGGATCCCAACTCCGGCCTGCCCAAATATGTCCTCATCAACTGG ACTGGCGAAGGCGTGAACGATGTGAGAAAAGGAGCCTGCGCCAACCACGTCAGCACCGTGGCGAACTTCCTAAAG GGGGCTCATGTCACCATCAACGCTCGCGCAGAGGAGGACGTGGAGCCTGAGCTCATCATGGAGAAGGTTGCCAAGGCCTCTGGGGCCAACTACAACTTCCACAAGGAGAGCAGCAAGTTCCAGGACTCGGGCCCTCAAGCTCCCGTG ggCTCTGTCTACCAGAAGACGAACGCAATGTCCGAAATCAAGAGAGTCAACAAAGATAATTTCTGGGCCAAAGCAGAG aaagatgaagaaaaccgtcggctggaggagaagaggagagcgGAGGAGGAGCGGCAGCGGCTGGAGAGAGAGCGTCGGGAGcgggagctgcaggaggcagcGGGGCGAGAACAGAGATATAAAGCGAGATCCAATGAAATTGAAGCCCAGAA GagactccagcagcagcaggaggctgagAACAGggacaaagagcagcagcaatgg AAGGAACAAGCCGAGGAGTACGAGGCCAGGCAGCGGAAGGGCTTCAAGAGAAGCGAGTCAGTGGAGAAAGCCCAG GAGGCGGCCTCGCTGGTGGCACAGAGGGCGGTGAACCCCCGGGACATCTTCAAGCAGAGGGAGAAGTCGGTGCCGGCGGAGACAGTGATGGCTTCCCAGCCAG GCAAGCTTCGCAGCCCTTTCCTGCAGAAGGAGGTGAACTCTGTGCCCAGTCCTGCCTCTCCCGTCTCTCCTGCCCGAGGGGCTCCCCCAGCATCCTTCGCCCCCTCCAATGCTTGGGGGACGCCTCCAGCCTCTCCGGTACCCACTGCAG gacAAGACTCCGGGTACAATTCAAGCATCCCAGCTTCCCACGCAGAGGAGGCAAATCTGTACGAGGAGCCGCCAGACACCTCGGCCATCTATGAAGAGCCCCCTCAG GATCAAGTCGACGATGCCAAATACAGGTACCCGGTGGAGTACCAGCTGGCGCCGGACCTGGCGGGGAAGGGGCTGTGTGCGCGGGCACTCTACGACTACCAGGCTG CCGACGACACCGAGATCTCGTTTGACCCGGAGAACATCATCACCAACATCGAGATGATCGACGAGGGCTGGTGGCGTGGCTATGGGCCCGATGGCCACTTCGGCATGTTCCCTGCTAATTACGTGGAACTGATAGagtga
- the CAPG gene encoding macrophage-capping protein isoform X2: MYTPLPKSGSPFGPAATRPGLHIWRVEKLRPVEVPEATWGVFFSGDAYLVLHNGPDERAHLHLWMGRDSSRDEQGACALLSTQLNALLGERPVTHREVQGNESDVFMEYFPRGVTYQEGGVDSAFKATRPGAGPTRKLYQVKGKKNIRASERDLRWASFNTGDCFILDLGETLFVWCGARCNVLERNRAQELAAAIRDGERGGKALLEIVVDGEEPPEMLQVLGPKPTLQEGSPEEDVVADQRNAGAAILYKVSDATGSMKLSQVATSSPFSQSLLCSDDCFVLDNGASGKVYVWKGCKANAQERQAALKVAEEVIARMGHSPRTQVEILPQGRETPLFKQFFASWK, from the exons ATGTACACCCCACTCCCCAAAAG TGGTTCCCCCTtcggccccgccgccacccgccCGGGGCTGCACATCTGGCGGGTGGAGAAGCTGCGGCCGGTGGAGGTCCCCGAGGCGACGTGGGGTGTCTTCTTCTCGGGGGACGCCTACCTGGTGCTGCACAACGGGCCGGACGAGCGAGCCCACCTCCACCTCTGGATGG GCCGGGACTCCTCGCGGGACGAGCAGGGTGCCTGCGCCCTCCTCTCCACGCAGCTGAACGCGCTGCTGGGCGAGCGCCCTGTGACGCACCGCGAGGTGCAGGGCAACGAGTCCGACGTCTTCATGGAGTACTTCCCCCGCGGCGTCACCTACCAG GAGGGCGGCGTGGACTCGGCGTTCAAGGCCACCCGTCCCGGTGCTGGCCCCACGCGCAAGCTCTATCAGGTGAAGGGCAAGAAGAACATCCGGGCAAGCGAGCGGGACCTGCGCTGGGCCAGCTTCAACACCGGCGACTGCTTCATCCTCGACCTGGGCGAG ACCCTCTTCGTCTGGTGTGGGGCCAGGTGCAACGTGCTGGAGCGCAACAGGGCGCAGGAGCTGGCCGCGGCCATCCGGGATGGCGAGCGGGGTGGCAAGGCTCTGCTGGAGATTGTGGTGGACGGTGAGGAGCCACCTGAGATGCTCCAG GTGCTGGGCCCCAAGCCCACCTTGCAGGAGGGCAGCCCCGAGGAGGACGTTGTCGCCGATCAGAGAAATGCGGGGGCAGCCATCCTCTATAAG GTGTCGGACGCGACGGGGAGCATGAAGCTGAGCCaggtggccaccagcagccccttCAGCCAGAGCCTGCTCTGCTCCGACGACTGCTTTGTGCTGGACAACGGTGCCAGCGGGAAGGTCTACGTCTGGAaag GGTGCAAGGCCAACGCGCAGGAGCGCCAGGCAGCCCTGAAAGTGGCCGAGGAGGTCATTGCCCGCATGGGCCACTCACCCCGGACACAG GTGGAAATCCTGCCCCAGGGCCGCGAGACGCCCCTCTTCAAGCAGTTCTTCGCCAGCTGGAAGTGA
- the DBNL gene encoding drebrin-like protein isoform X1, with amino-acid sequence MDTLGGHGGVFGVRCRGRWGQEGGRWRGVRFGASVSPQVGLKPLLLPIFFFLVFFFFRALFTYEGNSNDLRVAGCGDGGLEEMVEELNSGKVMYAFCRVKDPNSGLPKYVLINWTGEGVNDVRKGACANHVSTVANFLKGAHVTINARAEEDVEPELIMEKVAKASGANYNFHKESSKFQDSGPQAPVGSVYQKTNAMSEIKRVNKDNFWAKAEKDEENRRLEEKRRAEEERQRLERERRERELQEAAGREQRYKARSNEIEAQKRLQQQQEAENRDKEQQQWKEQAEEYEARQRKGFKRSESVEKAQEAASLVAQRAVNPRDIFKQREKSVPAETVMASQPGKLRSPFLQKEVNSVPSPASPVSPARGAPPASFAPSNAWGTPPASPVPTAGQDSGYNSSIPASHAEEANLYEEPPDTSAIYEEPPQDQVDDAKYRYPVEYQLAPDLAGKGLCARALYDYQAADDTEISFDPENIITNIEMIDEGWWRGYGPDGHFGMFPANYVELIE; translated from the exons ATGGACACCCTGGGTGGACATGGGGGAGTTTTTGGGGTGCGCTGCAGAGGGcgttgggggcaggaggggggacgCTGGCGGGGTGTGAGGTTTGGGGCCAGCGTTTCTCCGCAGGTTGGTTTAAAACCTCTgcttttgcccatttttttttttttggttttttttttttttagggctcTGTTTACCTACGAAGGCAACAGCAATGACCTGCGCGTGGCCGGCTGCGGAG ATGGTGGCCTGGAGGAGATGGTGGAGGAGCTCAACAGCGGGAAGGTGATGTATGCCTTCTGCAGGGTGAAGGATCCCAACTCCGGCCTGCCCAAATATGTCCTCATCAACTGG ACTGGCGAAGGCGTGAACGATGTGAGAAAAGGAGCCTGCGCCAACCACGTCAGCACCGTGGCGAACTTCCTAAAG GGGGCTCATGTCACCATCAACGCTCGCGCAGAGGAGGACGTGGAGCCTGAGCTCATCATGGAGAAGGTTGCCAAGGCCTCTGGGGCCAACTACAACTTCCACAAGGAGAGCAGCAAGTTCCAGGACTCGGGCCCTCAAGCTCCCGTG ggCTCTGTCTACCAGAAGACGAACGCAATGTCCGAAATCAAGAGAGTCAACAAAGATAATTTCTGGGCCAAAGCAGAG aaagatgaagaaaaccgtcggctggaggagaagaggagagcgGAGGAGGAGCGGCAGCGGCTGGAGAGAGAGCGTCGGGAGcgggagctgcaggaggcagcGGGGCGAGAACAGAGATATAAAGCGAGATCCAATGAAATTGAAGCCCAGAA GagactccagcagcagcaggaggctgagAACAGggacaaagagcagcagcaatgg AAGGAACAAGCCGAGGAGTACGAGGCCAGGCAGCGGAAGGGCTTCAAGAGAAGCGAGTCAGTGGAGAAAGCCCAG GAGGCGGCCTCGCTGGTGGCACAGAGGGCGGTGAACCCCCGGGACATCTTCAAGCAGAGGGAGAAGTCGGTGCCGGCGGAGACAGTGATGGCTTCCCAGCCAG GCAAGCTTCGCAGCCCTTTCCTGCAGAAGGAGGTGAACTCTGTGCCCAGTCCTGCCTCTCCCGTCTCTCCTGCCCGAGGGGCTCCCCCAGCATCCTTCGCCCCCTCCAATGCTTGGGGGACGCCTCCAGCCTCTCCGGTACCCACTGCAG gacAAGACTCCGGGTACAATTCAAGCATCCCAGCTTCCCACGCAGAGGAGGCAAATCTGTACGAGGAGCCGCCAGACACCTCGGCCATCTATGAAGAGCCCCCTCAG GATCAAGTCGACGATGCCAAATACAGGTACCCGGTGGAGTACCAGCTGGCGCCGGACCTGGCGGGGAAGGGGCTGTGTGCGCGGGCACTCTACGACTACCAGGCTG CCGACGACACCGAGATCTCGTTTGACCCGGAGAACATCATCACCAACATCGAGATGATCGACGAGGGCTGGTGGCGTGGCTATGGGCCCGATGGCCACTTCGGCATGTTCCCTGCTAATTACGTGGAACTGATAGagtga
- the DBNL gene encoding drebrin-like protein isoform X4, with translation MALNLSKNGRALQEAYGRVVAAGSPTDWALFTYEGNSNDLRVAGCGDGGLEEMVEELNSGKVMYAFCRVKDPNSGLPKYVLINWTGEGVNDVRKGACANHVSTVANFLKGAHVTINARAEEDVEPELIMEKVAKASGANYNFHKESSKFQDSGPQAPVGSVYQKTNAMSEIKRVNKDNFWAKAEKDEENRRLEEKRRAEEERQRLERERRERELQEAAGREQRYKARSNEIEAQKRLQQQQEAENRDKEQQQWKEQAEEYEARQRKGFKRSESVEKAQEAASLVAQRAVNPRDIFKQREKSVPAETVMASQPGQDSGYNSSIPASHAEEANLYEEPPDTSAIYEEPPQDQVDDAKYRYPVEYQLAPDLAGKGLCARALYDYQAADDTEISFDPENIITNIEMIDEGWWRGYGPDGHFGMFPANYVELIE, from the exons ATGGCGCTGAACCTCAGCAAGAACGGGCGGGCGCTGCAGGAGGCCTACGGGCGGGTggtggcggcggggagccccACGGACTG ggctcTGTTTACCTACGAAGGCAACAGCAATGACCTGCGCGTGGCCGGCTGCGGAG ATGGTGGCCTGGAGGAGATGGTGGAGGAGCTCAACAGCGGGAAGGTGATGTATGCCTTCTGCAGGGTGAAGGATCCCAACTCCGGCCTGCCCAAATATGTCCTCATCAACTGG ACTGGCGAAGGCGTGAACGATGTGAGAAAAGGAGCCTGCGCCAACCACGTCAGCACCGTGGCGAACTTCCTAAAG GGGGCTCATGTCACCATCAACGCTCGCGCAGAGGAGGACGTGGAGCCTGAGCTCATCATGGAGAAGGTTGCCAAGGCCTCTGGGGCCAACTACAACTTCCACAAGGAGAGCAGCAAGTTCCAGGACTCGGGCCCTCAAGCTCCCGTG ggCTCTGTCTACCAGAAGACGAACGCAATGTCCGAAATCAAGAGAGTCAACAAAGATAATTTCTGGGCCAAAGCAGAG aaagatgaagaaaaccgtcggctggaggagaagaggagagcgGAGGAGGAGCGGCAGCGGCTGGAGAGAGAGCGTCGGGAGcgggagctgcaggaggcagcGGGGCGAGAACAGAGATATAAAGCGAGATCCAATGAAATTGAAGCCCAGAA GagactccagcagcagcaggaggctgagAACAGggacaaagagcagcagcaatgg AAGGAACAAGCCGAGGAGTACGAGGCCAGGCAGCGGAAGGGCTTCAAGAGAAGCGAGTCAGTGGAGAAAGCCCAG GAGGCGGCCTCGCTGGTGGCACAGAGGGCGGTGAACCCCCGGGACATCTTCAAGCAGAGGGAGAAGTCGGTGCCGGCGGAGACAGTGATGGCTTCCCAGCCAG gacAAGACTCCGGGTACAATTCAAGCATCCCAGCTTCCCACGCAGAGGAGGCAAATCTGTACGAGGAGCCGCCAGACACCTCGGCCATCTATGAAGAGCCCCCTCAG GATCAAGTCGACGATGCCAAATACAGGTACCCGGTGGAGTACCAGCTGGCGCCGGACCTGGCGGGGAAGGGGCTGTGTGCGCGGGCACTCTACGACTACCAGGCTG CCGACGACACCGAGATCTCGTTTGACCCGGAGAACATCATCACCAACATCGAGATGATCGACGAGGGCTGGTGGCGTGGCTATGGGCCCGATGGCCACTTCGGCATGTTCCCTGCTAATTACGTGGAACTGATAGagtga
- the DBNL gene encoding drebrin-like protein isoform X3, which produces MDTLGGHGGVFGVRCRGRWGQEGGRWRGVRFGASVSPQVGLKPLLLPIFFFLVFFFFRALFTYEGNSNDLRVAGCGDGGLEEMVEELNSGKVMYAFCRVKDPNSGLPKYVLINWTGEGVNDVRKGACANHVSTVANFLKGAHVTINARAEEDVEPELIMEKVAKASGANYNFHKESSKFQDSGPQAPVGSVYQKTNAMSEIKRVNKDNFWAKAEKDEENRRLEEKRRAEEERQRLERERRERELQEAAGREQRYKARSNEIEAQKRLQQQQEAENRDKEQQQWKEQAEEYEARQRKGFKRSESVEKAQEAASLVAQRAVNPRDIFKQREKSVPAETVMASQPGQDSGYNSSIPASHAEEANLYEEPPDTSAIYEEPPQDQVDDAKYRYPVEYQLAPDLAGKGLCARALYDYQAADDTEISFDPENIITNIEMIDEGWWRGYGPDGHFGMFPANYVELIE; this is translated from the exons ATGGACACCCTGGGTGGACATGGGGGAGTTTTTGGGGTGCGCTGCAGAGGGcgttgggggcaggaggggggacgCTGGCGGGGTGTGAGGTTTGGGGCCAGCGTTTCTCCGCAGGTTGGTTTAAAACCTCTgcttttgcccatttttttttttttggttttttttttttttagggctcTGTTTACCTACGAAGGCAACAGCAATGACCTGCGCGTGGCCGGCTGCGGAG ATGGTGGCCTGGAGGAGATGGTGGAGGAGCTCAACAGCGGGAAGGTGATGTATGCCTTCTGCAGGGTGAAGGATCCCAACTCCGGCCTGCCCAAATATGTCCTCATCAACTGG ACTGGCGAAGGCGTGAACGATGTGAGAAAAGGAGCCTGCGCCAACCACGTCAGCACCGTGGCGAACTTCCTAAAG GGGGCTCATGTCACCATCAACGCTCGCGCAGAGGAGGACGTGGAGCCTGAGCTCATCATGGAGAAGGTTGCCAAGGCCTCTGGGGCCAACTACAACTTCCACAAGGAGAGCAGCAAGTTCCAGGACTCGGGCCCTCAAGCTCCCGTG ggCTCTGTCTACCAGAAGACGAACGCAATGTCCGAAATCAAGAGAGTCAACAAAGATAATTTCTGGGCCAAAGCAGAG aaagatgaagaaaaccgtcggctggaggagaagaggagagcgGAGGAGGAGCGGCAGCGGCTGGAGAGAGAGCGTCGGGAGcgggagctgcaggaggcagcGGGGCGAGAACAGAGATATAAAGCGAGATCCAATGAAATTGAAGCCCAGAA GagactccagcagcagcaggaggctgagAACAGggacaaagagcagcagcaatgg AAGGAACAAGCCGAGGAGTACGAGGCCAGGCAGCGGAAGGGCTTCAAGAGAAGCGAGTCAGTGGAGAAAGCCCAG GAGGCGGCCTCGCTGGTGGCACAGAGGGCGGTGAACCCCCGGGACATCTTCAAGCAGAGGGAGAAGTCGGTGCCGGCGGAGACAGTGATGGCTTCCCAGCCAG gacAAGACTCCGGGTACAATTCAAGCATCCCAGCTTCCCACGCAGAGGAGGCAAATCTGTACGAGGAGCCGCCAGACACCTCGGCCATCTATGAAGAGCCCCCTCAG GATCAAGTCGACGATGCCAAATACAGGTACCCGGTGGAGTACCAGCTGGCGCCGGACCTGGCGGGGAAGGGGCTGTGTGCGCGGGCACTCTACGACTACCAGGCTG CCGACGACACCGAGATCTCGTTTGACCCGGAGAACATCATCACCAACATCGAGATGATCGACGAGGGCTGGTGGCGTGGCTATGGGCCCGATGGCCACTTCGGCATGTTCCCTGCTAATTACGTGGAACTGATAGagtga